In the genome of Dromiciops gliroides isolate mDroGli1 chromosome 1, mDroGli1.pri, whole genome shotgun sequence, the window GCGCGCACCGCGCGCACTCCCTGGCCCGCCAGCTGAAGGCCAAGCGGCGGCGGCCGGACCTGGACGAGATCCATCGGGACCTGCGGCCCGACAGCGCCGCTCGCCGGCCCCAGCCCGAGGACGAGCAGGACCCCGACCTCCCCGGAGGTGGCCATCACCGCTGCTTGGCCTGCGCGAGATACTTCATCGATCCTACCAGCCTCAAGAATCATTTGAAGTCCAAAGATCACAAGAAAAGGCTGAAGCAGCTGACAGTAGAACCCTACACTCAGGAAGAAGCTGAGCGGGCAGCAGGCATGGGCTCTTACGTGCCCCCCAAGTTGTTGGCAGTGCCCACAGATGTATCCACTGAGACATCTGCCATGGAGGTGGCCGGCTGAGGCTGCCCAAAGACGGAGGAAGCCTACATTGGACAGTGATGCTGGCCAGGCTGGGCTGGCTGGACTGTATCTCTCCCCCAACAGCCAGAGCAGAATCTTTC includes:
- the LOC122753751 gene encoding zinc finger protein 593-like codes for the protein MGEPQPGIEAIARSRRTSAHRAHSLARQLKAKRRRPDLDEIHRDLRPDSAARRPQPEDEQDPDLPGGGHHRCLACARYFIDPTSLKNHLKSKDHKKRLKQLTVEPYTQEEAERAAGMGSYVPPKLLAVPTDVSTETSAMEVAG